In Actinomadura luteofluorescens, the sequence CGGCGCATGAGGTGGGTCTTGGCCACCTCCCCGACGTGCTTCAGGGCAGGCAGATACCGGTCGTACTGGACCGTCGCCAGCCTCAGCGGACCTTGCGGTCCGGACGCGGGCGTCCCCGTCCGGACCAGGACTTCGGGCTCACCCGGCTTCTCGCCCGCGGTGAACTCCCCCGGCGACGAGTACATGGTGGCCGTGAGCGAGACGTCCGCGGGCCCCTCCTCCAGCGCCGCCCGCAGGTAGGACCGCACCCGCTCGTCCGGCAGCGCCCTCCCGAACAGCTCCATCGAGGCGGACCGCAGCCGTCCCAGGTGAAGGTCGAGGCCCCGGACCTTGCCGCCACGCACCTGCATGGCGGTGAAGTGGGCGAAGCCGGCGAAGGCGAGCGGCGCGAGCTCGTCGGAGGTCGCCGCGCGGCCGTTGCGTTGGACGGCAAGAGTGGTCATGTGCTTCTCCAGCGTGCGGAATGATCGCCTGCAGGACGACGTTAGGCATTCACACTGGTGAGAAGGTCAATCCAGGACGGTGACATGCTGATCGGGGAGTTGTCCCGCCGTACGGGTGTCAGCCCGCGGCTGCTGCGGTACTACGAGGAGCAGGGCCTGCTCCAGGCCGAGCGCGGCTCGAACGGCTACCGCCGCTACGGCGACGATTCAGTGCTCACCGTACGGAAGATCCGCGTGCTGCTGGACGCGGGCCTGACGTCCGAGGTGATCCGGCAGGTGCTCCCCTGCACCCGCAGCGACCAGCCGGACTTCGACTGGTGCGCCGGCATCCGCGACCTCCTCGACCGGGAACTCACGGCGCTCAACGCACGCATCGAGGGCCTCCAGCGCAACCACGAGACCCTCACCGGATTCCTCGGCCGACGGTCGGCCCCCGAGTAGCCGCCCGTCCAAGATCTGAGCCATCTCCGATGACTCCCGACCACACGGGCGGTCCACCTTCTCGAGCGACCGAGTGGAGTGAGTTGCGTGGACCTGTACAGCATCATGCCGGTGAACGACCAGGCCAGGGCTCTGGCGTGGTTCGAGGTGTTCTTCGGGCGCCCGGCGGACGAGGTCATCGGCGGGGAGCATCTGTGGCAGGTCGGCGAGAACGCGTGGGTGGTCGTCGACCACCGGGACGTGCGCGCCGACCGCGTCGGCCAGGCCATGGTGACGCTCGGCGTGACCGACCTCGACGACATCCTGGCCCGCCTCGCCGCCCACGGCATCACGCACGAACCCGTGGAGACCTACAGCAACGGCGTCCGTCACGTCGTCGTCCTGGACCCCGACGGCAACAGCCTCTCCCTGGCCGAGGCCCCCACGGATTAGGCGGGCACGGCCGCCTTATTCGGCCGGAGTTCGAGTGAGGTGGCGTCCCATTCGGTGGGCGCCCTCATTGGCCATGTCGGACTGGGTGCCCGGTGGGGGGACTCGAACCTCGATGCGTCCGTTCTGGATCCGCGCCTCGTAGGACGGTTGCGGCGCGCTGGCCGGGCCGCGCTCGATGCCGCCGTCGTCGAGGCGGAACGTACTGCCATGCCATGGGCAGGTGACGCAACCGTCCTCGATCGTCCCCTCGCCCAGGGGGCCGCCCAGGTGGGTGCAGGTCGCGGCGATGGCGTGCAGTTTCGTGGACGTCCGGTAGAGCAGGACACGCACGCCGTCCGCGTCCGCTGTGCGGTGCTCGCCCTCGGCGAGTTCGGACGCCGCCAGTACCGGAGTCCACTCTTCCGGCCCCTGCTGCCACGCTGTGCGGTTGACGTTGACGCCCCTGGTGAAGGTCA encodes:
- a CDS encoding aminotransferase class IV family protein translates to MTTLAVQRNGRAATSDELAPLAFAGFAHFTAMQVRGGKVRGLDLHLGRLRSASMELFGRALPDERVRSYLRAALEEGPADVSLTATMYSSPGEFTAGEKPGEPEVLVRTGTPASGPQGPLRLATVQYDRYLPALKHVGEVAKTHLMRRAVQDGFDDAAFVDRRGRLSEATIWNLAFWGGDAVVWPEAEMLPGTTMGIVRRQLDRLGVPQRVRQVTPADVPGLAGAVVMNSWTPGVAVHQIGATPVPAAPHFLDLLHQAYKAEPFTDF
- a CDS encoding MerR family transcriptional regulator encodes the protein MLIGELSRRTGVSPRLLRYYEEQGLLQAERGSNGYRRYGDDSVLTVRKIRVLLDAGLTSEVIRQVLPCTRSDQPDFDWCAGIRDLLDRELTALNARIEGLQRNHETLTGFLGRRSAPE
- a CDS encoding VOC family protein, whose protein sequence is MDLYSIMPVNDQARALAWFEVFFGRPADEVIGGEHLWQVGENAWVVVDHRDVRADRVGQAMVTLGVTDLDDILARLAAHGITHEPVETYSNGVRHVVVLDPDGNSLSLAEAPTD